The following proteins come from a genomic window of Planktothrix agardhii NIES-204:
- the tuf, EF-Tu gene encoding elongation factor Tu, protein MREKFERSKPQVSVGTIGHINHGKTTLTTAITTVLAKTYGGNALSFEQIDNAPEERECGISINTSHVEYNTPSRHYSHVDCPSHSDYIKNMITGAAQMDGAILVVTATDGPMPETREQILLARQIGIPYIIVFLNKCDLVDDEDLLELVEMQVRELLSQYDYPGDDLPVVRGSALKALEGVAEWEAKVIELAGFLDSYIPEPERDIDKPFLLPIEDVLSVFGRGTVVYGRVERGIIKVGDEVEIVGIKDTVKSTCTGVEMFRKLLDEGRVGENVGVLLRGIKREDIERGQILAKPGSIKSHTTFESVVYVLSKEEGGRHTPFFKGYRPGFYFRTTDITGTIELPEGVEMVMPGENITMSVTLINRVAMEEGLHFTIREGGRTVGAGVVSRIIC, encoded by the coding sequence ATGAGAGAAAAATTTGAACGCTCAAAGCCGCAAGTTAGCGTTGGCACTATCGGTCATATAAATCACGGTAAAACTACACTCACCACTGCCATTACTACTGTTCTTGCCAAGACTTATGGTGGTAATGCACTATCTTTCGAGCAAATCGATAATGCCCCAGAAGAAAGAGAGTGCGGTATCAGTATCAATACTTCTCATGTAGAGTACAATACTCCATCACGTCATTATAGTCACGTTGACTGCCCAAGTCACTCTGATTATATAAAAAATATGATCACGGGTGCTGCTCAGATGGATGGTGCAATTCTGGTTGTTACAGCAACCGATGGACCAATGCCAGAAACCCGTGAGCAAATCTTGCTGGCGCGTCAAATTGGTATTCCCTATATCATTGTCTTCCTCAATAAATGTGATCTGGTTGATGATGAAGATCTACTGGAACTAGTTGAAATGCAAGTGCGTGAGCTGTTATCTCAGTACGATTACCCAGGTGATGATCTCCCAGTTGTCCGTGGTTCTGCACTGAAAGCTCTGGAAGGCGTAGCAGAATGGGAGGCGAAAGTTATCGAGCTGGCTGGCTTCCTCGATAGTTACATTCCAGAGCCTGAACGTGATATTGACAAGCCATTTCTTTTGCCCATTGAAGATGTGTTATCCGTTTTTGGTCGTGGAACGGTGGTTTATGGTCGAGTCGAACGCGGCATCATTAAAGTAGGCGATGAAGTTGAAATCGTTGGGATTAAGGACACTGTTAAATCAACCTGTACTGGTGTTGAAATGTTCAGAAAACTCCTCGATGAAGGTCGTGTTGGTGAAAACGTAGGAGTTCTGCTGCGTGGTATCAAGCGTGAAGATATTGAGCGTGGTCAGATTTTAGCCAAGCCAGGTAGCATCAAGTCTCACACTACATTTGAATCGGTAGTCTATGTGCTGAGCAAAGAAGAAGGAGGTCGTCATACACCCTTCTTTAAAGGCTATCGTCCAGGGTTCTACTTCCGTACTACGGATATTACTGGCACTATAGAATTACCTGAAGGCGTTGAGATGGTAATGCCTGGAGAAAATATCACAATGAGTGTCACCCTGATTAATCGTGTCGCTATGGAGGAGGGATTGCATTTTACTATTCGTGAAGGTGGTCGTACTGTAGGTGCGGGAGTTGTTTCTCGAATTATTTGTTAG